The Fimbriimonadaceae bacterium nucleotide sequence CCTCGGTGAAGTAGAAACAGCAGAGAGAGGTGAGGGCCCCGATGAGCAGGGCAGCAGAGGGGGTCACGTACCCGGCTCCGGGGGTGATGGCGACGAGACCAGCGACGGCACCGATGGCCGCGCCGACGACGCTCGGCTTCTTGTGCTTCCACCAGGCGAGCCCGAGCCAGACAATGGCGGCGGTGGCAGCGGCAACGTTGGTCGTGACGAGCGCGTTGACGGCCTGGGCGTTGACGCCGAGCGCGGAGCCGCCGTTGAACCCGAACCACCCGAACCAGAGCAGGGCGGCTCCGAGCACGGTCAGGGTCGCGTTGTGGGGCTCCATCTTATCGACCCCAAAACCGGCACGACGGCCGATGACGAGAGCGCAGACGAGCGCGGAGACGCCGGAGCTGATGTGGACGACCTTCCCTCCGGCGAAATCAAGGACTCCCGAGCCCCCGAAGAGCTCCATGCTCGCGAGCCACCCGCCCCCCCAGACCCAGTGGGCGATCGGGGCGTAGACGAGGAGCGACCAGAGGACGGTGAACCAGACGAAGGCGGAAAAGCGCTTCCTCTCGACGAACGCGCCCGAGATCAGGGCGGGCGTGATCGCTGCGAAGGTGAGCTGGAAGAGCATGAAGAGCATCGACTTGCTCCCTTCCGAGGCGGGGAGCGAAGGGTCGAGCCCATTGAGGGCGAGGAAGTCGGCGCCTCCCACGACACCGCCCACGCTCGTGCCGAAGCTCAGCGTGTACCCGGCGACGACCCAGACAACGCTCACGAGGCACAGCGTGAAGAAGCTGTACATGAGCGTCGAGAGCACATTCTTCTCTCGCACGAGGCCCCCGTAGAAGAGGCCGAGGGCGGGGGTCATCAACAGCACGAGGGCCGTCGAGACCATCACCCAGAGGGCGTCGGTCGGGTTACTCATGCTGGAGGCTGCCATTGGCGTGGGTGGGCTCGAGATCGGAGACCGAGCGCGGGGTTGTCACAGGGACTTCGAGCTGGGACTTGATCGGGAGGGGATGTTTTCGCCCAGCCGTCGCGTCCGTGATGATGGGACCGGCCGCGAGGAACGAGTCGAAGACGTGCATGCCGAAGCCCTGCGAGAGCCCCTCGCACACCTTGATGCCGCGGACGCTGTTCCCCCGCTCGTCGAGCAGAGGGGAGTAGACGGCGATGCCGAGCCGGTTCGGGAAGACGGCGAGGATGCACCCAGAAACCCCGCTCTTGGCCGGGAGCCCGACCGTGTAAGCCCACTGCCCCGCGTAGTCGTACATCCCGCAGGTGTACATGACGGTGAGGATGTCGCGGACGTACTCGCTTTGGACGGCTCGGACGCCGGTGACCGGGTTGACCCCGGAGTTGGCGAGCGTCGCCGCCATGGTGGCGAGGTCGCGGCAGTTCCCGAGGACGGAGCACTGCTGGAAGTAGAGGTCGAGGATCTGCTGGACGTTCTCGCCGATCATGCCGAAGTTCAGCATAAGGTAGGCGATCGCGAGGTTGCGGTTGCCGGTCGTCCGCTCGGACATGAAGACGGACATATCGACGTTGACCTCCCGGCCGAAGTACTTCTCGAAGAGGTCGAGCACCCGGTTGAGCCGGTCCGTCGGGTCGGTGCCCTTGATGAGCCCGGTCGTCGCGATCGCTCCCGCGTTGACGCACGGGTTGTGCGGTCGGTTGGTCGCGTCGAGCTTGATGATCGAGTTGAAGGCGTCCCCGGTCGGCTCGACGCCGACCTTCGTGAGGACGTGGTCTCGCCCGTGGTCCTCCAGGGCGAGACCGTAGACGAAGGGCTTGGAGACCGACTGGATGGTGAACCTCCGGTCGAAGTCCCCGATTTCGTAGACCCGCCCATCGACGGTCACGACGCAGATCCCGAACCAGTCTGGGTTCGCTTTCGCGAGTTCTGGGATGTAATCCGCCACCTGCCCTTCGTCGAGGTTTCGGTAGCGCAAGTGGAGCTCGTTGAGGGCCGCAAGGATGCGGAACTCGGTCGTGCTCGTGCTGACGGAAATGCTTTCGTGGCTCGTCATGGGCGCGTCTCTTTGTGGGCTTGGGGATCGAGGGTTCAGCGGACCGGGAGCATGTCTCGATACTTCGGGAGGCTCCAGTCGGCGTCGGCGCAGTGGGCCTCGAGTCGGTCGCCGAGCGACCGGACGGCCGTCATCGCAGGCATGACCGAGTCCTTCATCGTGACGCCCTCTTCCGCATCGGCCTTCGCGACCTCGTCCCGGAGCTTCTCGACCGCAGCGCCGAACTGGTCCAGGGTCTCCATGAGCACCTTCAGTCGCTTGGTGACCGAGGCGGCGGGCGCGCTGACCCCGGTGGCGACCTCGGTCGCCGCGTAGAGCCGTGACGCGGTGTCGCAGGCGGCCGGGACGATCGTCTCCTCGGCGATCGCGATCATGGTCCGGGCCTCGATGAGCAACTCGGTGCGGTACTGCTCGACGAAGGTCGCGTAGCGCGACTCGAGCTCCCTCTCGTTGAGGACCCCGAAGCGGTCGAAGAGGCTCTTCGCCCGGTCCGACCGGTAGGCCTCGAAGGCCTCTTCCGAGGCGCGCAGGTTCGGCAGGCCCCGGCGGGCGGCCTCGTCGTGCCACTCCTGCGAGTAGTTGTCGCCGTTGAAGACGACCCGGCGGTGCTCGGCGGCGATCCTCGCGAGGATCGGTAGGGCGATCTCCGAGACCTTGGACCGGTCGGTCACGCCCTTCAGAGCGGCTTCCAGTTCGTCGGCCACGTCGGCGAGCGACTCGGCCACGATGACGTTCATCACGGTGCAGGGCCAGCTCACCGAGCAGGAGGCGCCCGCCGCGCGGAACTCGAACTTGTTGCCGGTGAAGGCGAACGGCGAGGTGCGGTTGCGGTCGCCGGAGTGGCGCGGGATCTCGGGGAGGTGGCTGACGCCGAGGCGCATCGTGCCGCCGGAGATCGTGTTCTTGAGGCCTCCGTTGCACATCTGCTCAAGGATGTCCTCGAGCATGTCGCCGAGGAAGATCGAGATGATCGCGGGCGGGGCTTCGTGGGCTCCGAGACGGTGGTCGTTCCCCGAACTGGCGACGCTGGCGCGCAGCAGGTCGGCGTGGCGATCGACGGCCCGGATGACGGCTACGAGAAAGGCGAGGAACTGCACGTTGAGGTGCGTTTCTTCGGTCGGGTCCAGGAGGTTGACCCCGGTCGAAGTGGCGATGGACCAGTTGATGTGCTTGCCCGATCCGTTGATGCCCTTGAACGGCTTCTCGTGGAGGAGGCAGGCGAGACCTCGCTCGACGGCGGTGGACTGGAGCACCTGCATCGTGAGCTGCTGGTGGTCAGCGGCCACGTTCGCAGTCTCGAATTCGGGGGCGATCTCGTACTGGCCTGGTGCGACCTCGTTGTGGCGGGTCCGCACAGGGACGCCGAGGGCGATCAACTTGCGCTCCGCGGCGAGGATGAACTCCTGCACCCGCTCGGGGATCGTGCCGAAGTAGTGGTCGGCCAGCTGTTGGTGCTTCTCGGGCGGGTTACCGAAGAGCGTCCGGCCGCACATGGCGAGGTCGGGCCGGGCCTTGAACTCCTCGGCGTCGATCACGAAGAACTCCTGCTCGGCGCCGCAGGTCGCAGAGACCTTCTCGACCCCCGCGTCGGCCCCGAAGAGCCGGAGCACACGGATGGCCTGGTCGCTGACCGCGTCCATCGACCTCAAGAGCGGGGTCTTCTCGTCCAGGGCCTCGCCGGTGTAGGAAACGAACGCGGTGGGGATGCAGAGGGTCGCGCCGGTCTTCGTCCGGGTGATGAAGGCCGGGCTCGAGGGGTCCCAAGCCGTGTAGCCGCGGGCCTCGAACGTCGCCCTCAGGCCGCCGGAGGGGAAACTCGAGGCGTCCGGCTCGCCTTGGATCAGCTGCTTGCCGCTAAACTCGGTGATCGCGTGGTCGAGGCCGTCCGGAACGAGGAAGCTGTCGTGCTTCTCGGCCGTCGTGCCGGTCAGCGGATGGAACCAGTGCGTGTAGTGCGTGGCGCCCTTCTCGATCGCCCACTCCTTCATGGCGGTCGCGATCGTGTGGGCGATCGAAGCGTCGAGGGTGTGGCCGGTCACCGCGGCCTGCCGGTAGGCGCGATACGTGTCCTTCGGCAGTTTCTCCCGCATCACGCGGTCCGAGAAGACATCCGAGGCGAAGGCCTTTCGATTGTCGCCGTTCGGGTTGAACTGCGAGCGAAGGCCGTCGGTTATGGCGAAATTCGTTGCGTCGCGGGTGGGCACGTATTCTCTCCTAGTGCTCGGATCATAAAATCGGCGACCATTCGCTATACAAGCGCACGCTGAAAACCCTAGTTGGGTATCGGCCGTTTCACATCCGAATGATAGAGGTTACCCGTAGAGAAACCACTATTAAACGGGTCTCACCGAGTCGATCGGGCCCTATGGCCCTTCATGAATCACCAGTGCGATCGAGAAGCGGCGAGGAGAGAGTCGGGTCGTTCGCGTAGAGTTGAGTGACGAGGTTGAGGGTCGAGGTCGCCTTCGTCTTGCCAAGGATCGAGCTTCGGTAGACCTCGACGCTCTTGGGTTGGAGACCGAGTTCCTCCGCGATCTGGGCCGTGCTCAGGCCGCGCACGAGGCCCTGTAGCACCTCGTGTTCGCGAAGGCTCAGGGTCGCGAGCCGGTCGGCAAGCCGCTTGCGGGCCTCGGCGCGCTCGAGGCGAACCTTGTCGCGCTCGATCGCTGCGCGCACGGCGGTAAGGAGCCGCTCGGAGGGACAGGGCTTCTCGAGGTATTCGACGGCGCCGTGCCTCATGGCCGAGACGGCCGAGCCGACTGTCCCGAAAGCGGTGAGTACGACGATCGGCGGCGGGTCGCCCTCCTCGGCCAAGCGTTCGAGCAGGCCGTCACCGCCGATCCCGGGCATGCGGAGGTCGAGGATAAGGCACCCGGGGACGGCCCACTTGTGCTCGGCGAGGAACTCCTCGGCCGAGCGATAGCCCACGACCGCGATGCCCTCGGAGGCGAGGAGGAACTTGAGCGAGTCGAGGACTCCGGGATCGTCGTCGACGATATGGACACAAACCCCTCCCACCATGCTTCAAGCCTCCCTCGGCAGCCGGACGACAAAGGCTGTGGTCCCGTCGCTCCGACTGACTTCGATCCTACCTCCATGCCCCTCGAC carries:
- a CDS encoding ammonium transporter, producing the protein MVSTALVLLMTPALGLFYGGLVREKNVLSTLMYSFFTLCLVSVVWVVAGYTLSFGTSVGGVVGGADFLALNGLDPSLPASEGSKSMLFMLFQLTFAAITPALISGAFVERKRFSAFVWFTVLWSLLVYAPIAHWVWGGGWLASMELFGGSGVLDFAGGKVVHISSGVSALVCALVIGRRAGFGVDKMEPHNATLTVLGAALLWFGWFGFNGGSALGVNAQAVNALVTTNVAAATAAIVWLGLAWWKHKKPSVVGAAIGAVAGLVAITPGAGYVTPSAALLIGALTSLCCFYFTEVVIRGRVDDALDVFGVHGIGGIVGAVLTAVFATTAVPGSTTAGLLAGNPGVFGRQLVAVVAVAGFAALGTFAILKVLQATVGIRVSEEQELTGLDLSQHGEAVGARAIVQEAS
- the glsA gene encoding glutaminase A → MTSHESISVSTSTTEFRILAALNELHLRYRNLDEGQVADYIPELAKANPDWFGICVVTVDGRVYEIGDFDRRFTIQSVSKPFVYGLALEDHGRDHVLTKVGVEPTGDAFNSIIKLDATNRPHNPCVNAGAIATTGLIKGTDPTDRLNRVLDLFEKYFGREVNVDMSVFMSERTTGNRNLAIAYLMLNFGMIGENVQQILDLYFQQCSVLGNCRDLATMAATLANSGVNPVTGVRAVQSEYVRDILTVMYTCGMYDYAGQWAYTVGLPAKSGVSGCILAVFPNRLGIAVYSPLLDERGNSVRGIKVCEGLSQGFGMHVFDSFLAAGPIITDATAGRKHPLPIKSQLEVPVTTPRSVSDLEPTHANGSLQHE
- a CDS encoding glutamine synthetase III → MPTRDATNFAITDGLRSQFNPNGDNRKAFASDVFSDRVMREKLPKDTYRAYRQAAVTGHTLDASIAHTIATAMKEWAIEKGATHYTHWFHPLTGTTAEKHDSFLVPDGLDHAITEFSGKQLIQGEPDASSFPSGGLRATFEARGYTAWDPSSPAFITRTKTGATLCIPTAFVSYTGEALDEKTPLLRSMDAVSDQAIRVLRLFGADAGVEKVSATCGAEQEFFVIDAEEFKARPDLAMCGRTLFGNPPEKHQQLADHYFGTIPERVQEFILAAERKLIALGVPVRTRHNEVAPGQYEIAPEFETANVAADHQQLTMQVLQSTAVERGLACLLHEKPFKGINGSGKHINWSIATSTGVNLLDPTEETHLNVQFLAFLVAVIRAVDRHADLLRASVASSGNDHRLGAHEAPPAIISIFLGDMLEDILEQMCNGGLKNTISGGTMRLGVSHLPEIPRHSGDRNRTSPFAFTGNKFEFRAAGASCSVSWPCTVMNVIVAESLADVADELEAALKGVTDRSKVSEIALPILARIAAEHRRVVFNGDNYSQEWHDEAARRGLPNLRASEEAFEAYRSDRAKSLFDRFGVLNERELESRYATFVEQYRTELLIEARTMIAIAEETIVPAACDTASRLYAATEVATGVSAPAASVTKRLKVLMETLDQFGAAVEKLRDEVAKADAEEGVTMKDSVMPAMTAVRSLGDRLEAHCADADWSLPKYRDMLPVR
- a CDS encoding response regulator transcription factor — translated: MVGGVCVHIVDDDPGVLDSLKFLLASEGIAVVGYRSAEEFLAEHKWAVPGCLILDLRMPGIGGDGLLERLAEEGDPPPIVVLTAFGTVGSAVSAMRHGAVEYLEKPCPSERLLTAVRAAIERDKVRLERAEARKRLADRLATLSLREHEVLQGLVRGLSTAQIAEELGLQPKSVEVYRSSILGKTKATSTLNLVTQLYANDPTLSSPLLDRTGDS